Below is a genomic region from Pan troglodytes isolate AG18354 chromosome X, NHGRI_mPanTro3-v2.0_pri, whole genome shotgun sequence.
GGTTGTGCCATCTAATGGCTGCTGCCTCCACCATGGTGGGACCTTCCTCTGAGACGCCATCTGAGGAACAGTTGATTACCCAGGAGCCCAAAGAGGCCAACTCCACGACGGCCCAGAAGCAGAGCAAGCAGAGGAAGCGAAGGTGCCGTGGGCCCCGCAGGTGCCATGCCAACTGTCGTGGGGACAGCTTCGCCACCTATTTCAGCCGGGTGCTGAAGCCGGTTCACCAGGGCCTCAGCCTTTCCCAGGAGGCCGTGAGTGTCATGGATTCTATGGTTCCTAACATACTGGACCGCATCGGCACCAAGGCTGGTCGCCTCGCCCGTTACACCAAGCGCATGACCATCACCTCCCGGGACATCCAGATGGCCGTGCGCCTGCTGCTGCCGGGGAAGATGGGCAAGTTCGCTGAGTCTCAGGGCACGAATGCCGCCCTCAGGTACACAAGGAGCAAGTGAGCTGTCTCAGGAGCACCGGAGCACCCGGGAAACCCAAAGGCTCTGTTCAGAACCACCGCACGTGGCCCTAAAGAACAGTGGCCCTCCAGAGGGGGGACCCCCACCAGAGGTTGGGGTGGGTGGCACCCGTCCGGCTTGGGGGGCATGTGGTGTGTGGCATCCTGCGGTTTTTCAAGCATTTTTCCCACAGTGCAAAACACTGTCAACTC
It encodes:
- the H2BW2 gene encoding histone H2B type W-T-like, whose protein sequence is MAAASTMVGPSSETPSEEQLITQEPKEANSTTAQKQSKQRKRRCRGPRRCHANCRGDSFATYFSRVLKPVHQGLSLSQEAVSVMDSMVPNILDRIGTKAGRLARYTKRMTITSRDIQMAVRLLLPGKMGKFAESQGTNAALRTSLCAIWQQRK